DNA sequence from the Desulfovibrio subterraneus genome:
TCTTTGCTGGCAGGGCCATATGCCTTGCCATACCGGAGAAACCAGAGGGACGCCCGCGTTTGCTTTGCCCGCCAGCATATTCCGACAACTATGACAGGCCGTACGTGCCTGCTCGTCTGTATCTGGCAGCCTCGTCTTGTCATCATACTGCCCCGTACGATTTTTGCTTTCTGACTTCTCCGGCCTGCGAGCTGATCGCAACGGTATTCTACATCTATATATAATAGGGGCAGACCACAGGTTGTTTGCAGATAGGGGGGGCTGTTTTTGTCCAGCCAGTGCGCTGTATCCTGCTTGTCTGGTAACTATGAGCTGATCATTGGATGCTCGGTGACTATCGAATGTTCATTTGCCGAGCGTCTGGCACCATCCGGTAACTGCAGCCGTACCTGTTCCGGCTAGTTTGCAAGACTCTGTACGGTGCTGCATCCGGCAGTGCCATGCCCGGTCGCGCATCCTCACTGTTCGTTCCTTCCCGTTCGTCCCATCCCCGTTGCGCAGGCTTTGGCAGTGGGCTATCATGCCCGGATGCTGGTAATAAAATGTGCGGCATGCCGCAGAAAGTTGTGGAAGTATTTCAAGATAGGCAAGGGCGAGGTGCTGCGCTGCCACAAGGACAGGATAACCAAACTGTATGAAATGGAAGAACGCGACGGCAAAGTCTGGTGCCTGTGCGGCAAGCCCGTAGGCATAGACAAGGGCGGACATTTCAGCATGATACGCAATGCCTTTACCTACGCCGGGACCAAGGATCCGAAAAAATGATACCCCCTTGCTAAATACTGCCAAATGGCGCAAGGGGGTGGGTGTCCGAGGCTGCTGCCTCCGGCCTTCCGCCGTGGAAGCACCGGACGTGGCGTCACACTGAAACCAGCAATGCGCAACCCGTAACGGGACCACAAGGATCATGCAGCATATTCTTGTAGCAACGGATGATCAGGCCGCCACCAAGGCCATTGTACGCAGCTTTTCGTCTCAGGCGGAGACCAGTGTCGTGCGCCATCCGGACGACCTGAAACCGGCGCTGGCCAAGCGCCCGTACGACGTCATCTTTGCCGACATGGCATGGATCGACCGCTCGCCCGAGCGCAGCTTCGATACCATCCGCACGGCATTACGTTCCCTGTGGGCCATGGCTCCCAACCTTGAGATTATCGTGCTCACGGCGCAGGAAAATATCCGCGAGGCGGTGAAGTCCGTGCGCGCCGGTGCCGACAACTATCTCACCTATCCCGTAACGGCGGAAGAAGCATCTTATGTTCTGGAAAGCCTGCGCGAATCGCGCATGATGCAGACAGAACTGGAATATCTGCGCTCCGCCGAGCATTCATCTGCGCTCATTCCCCTGCAGCAGGTGAAAAGTCCGGTCATGCAGGCCGTATTCGATAAGGTGCGGCGCGTGGCGCAGGCCAATACCACCGTGCTGCTCACGGGGGAGACAGGCACAGGCAAGGGCGTGCTTGCCAAGCTTATCCATGCCCAGAGCAACCGTGCCAGCGGGCCCTTCATGGGCGTGCACTGCGGAGCCATTCCCGAAACGCTGGTGGAAAGCGAACTCTTCGGCCATGAAAAGGGCGCATTCACCGGTGCCAGCAAACGCAAGCCAGGGCGGTTTGAAGTGGCCGCCAAAGGCACCATCTTTCTGGATGAAATAGGCACCATATCCCAGCCCACGCAGGTGCGCCTGCTGCAGGTGCTGCAGGACAAGGTGTTCCAGCGTGTGGGCGGCGTGGTGGATATTCCCATGGAAGCCCGCATAGTGGCTGCCAGCAACGTGGATCTTGAGGAACTGGTACGCAAAGGCGAGTTCCGTGCCGACCTGCTGTTCCGTCTGAACGTCTTTCCCATCCGTGTGCCGTCTCTGCGCGACCGCCGTGAAGATATTCCCCTGCTGGCAGAAATGTTCCTCCAGCGCCTGCGTCAGCAGTACATGAAAAAGATAGAAGGGCTGCACCCCGATGTGCTGGACGCGTTCCAGTCCTACCCGTGGCCGGGCAATATCCGCGAACTGGAAAACCTGATGGAGCGCGCCTACATTCTGGAAACCTCGCACATGCTCTCGCCGGACAACTTTCCGCCGGATCTTTTTGTGGGCGGCGCGCCCCTTGCCAACGTTTCGCTCGACCTTTCGCTGCCGCTTTCAGAGGTGCGCAATCAGGCCAAGGAACACGCCCAGCGCCGCTACATAGAAGAACTTATCGCCGAATGTCGCGGCAAGGTGAACCTTACCGCCGAGCGCGCCGGCATTACCACGCGTCAGCTCAGAAAACTGCTGTGTCGCTATGGTATCGATAAGTCTCGGTATAAGCCGGTAAAAAACGGAATAAAAAGTGCCGATATTTAAGAAGCGGAACATATCATTCCGCATCGTTTGCTAGATCAAATCTAGATTTCAAGCGCGATCATCAATACGGGCCATAGAGGGTACAATATTAGCGGAACTTCATGTTCCGCTTTTTATTTTGCCGTATGTTGAAATTATCATACATATCATCCGGTTAATGTGTTGGCATGTGAGTTGCTGATGGGAACTCGTATTCTGCCATATTGCATGAAAACGCAGGGCCAAGGCAGACTTGTAACGGCCCTTCGAAATACCCAATCTGGAGATCGCTGTGAGTAGCAACATAGCCGAAATTGAACAGTCTCCCATGGAGCCTCCCTCTTTACTCGGAGTGCAGAATCATTCCGTGTACTCTGACATATCCTTCCCTGTCGGCATGCGATTTGCCGTTGAAAAGGAACTCCCCCCGGCTTTTGCTATCAGTGAGCGTTCGGACGCCTTCCGCAGACGCTTTTATCCCGAAGTAAATCTCAAGACGTGGTGTGACTGGCACTGGCAGTATGCAAACCGCATTACCTCGCTGGAACAGCTGGGCACCATGCTCTCTCTTTCGCCTGACGAACTGGATGCAGGTACCGGCCTTGCGGCGTTGCCCTTTGCCGTTACTCCCTATTATGCCGCCCAGTTCGACCCTGCGAATCCGGCAGACCCCCTGCGCCGCACCATGGTACCCACCACTGCGGAATGGGATCTGAACCCCGGTGAATCTGCAGACCCCCTTGGTGAAGACGGCCACAGCCCCGTTCCCGGTCTGGTGCATCGCTACCCCGACCGTGTGCTGTTCCTCGCAACGGATGCATGCTCGGCATACTGCCGCTACTGCACCCGCTCCCGTCGCGTGGGCAAGCCCGGTTCCACCAGCACGGTGCGCAAGCGCTGGCCTGCCGCCATCGAATATATTGAAAATCACCCCGAGGTGCGCGACGTGCTCATCTCCGGCGGCGATCCTCTGACCATGTCCGACGCAGCGCTGGACCATCTGCTCTCGCGCCTGCGCCGTATTCCCCATATCGAAATCATCCGCATCGGGTCCAAGGCGCCCATTGTCATGCCCCAGCGAATCACCCCTTCGCTGCTGCGCGTGCTGCGCCGTTACCACCCGCTGCTCATGAGCATTCACTGCACGCACCCCGGCGAGCTGACCCCCGAAGCGACTGAAGCGCTCGGTCGTCTTGCCGATGCGGGCATTCCCCTCGGCAGCCAGACTGTGCTGCTCAAGGGCATTAACGACGATGTGCCGACCATGACCAAGCTGATGCAGGGCCTGCTCAAGACCCGTGTCCGCCCGTATTATCTGTACCATTGCGACCCCGTGCAGGGTTCCGCGCACTTCCGCACCCACATCTTCAAGGGAGTGGATATTGTCCGCGGCATGCGCGGGCATACCACCGGCTACGCCATTCCCACCTACGTTGTGGATGCCCCCGGAGGCGGCGGCAAGATTCCGCTCATGCCCGATTATGTGCAGGGATACGATGGTGAAGATCTGGTGCTGCGCAACTACGAGGGCAATCTGTACCGTTCGTACGACCCCGCCGCACCTGCTGCGCATGAATGCGGCGACTGCGGCAAGGGCTGCAGCGGTTGCAACGGAGGCTCTTCGTGTTAGTCGGACTTACCTACGACCTGAAAGCCGATTATCTCGCCATGGGGTTTTCGGAAGAAGAAGCTGCTGAATTCGACAGCCCCGCGACTATCGAGGCCATCGAAGAGGCCCTTCAATCCCATGGCTTTCTGACAGAGCGCGTGGGCGCGTTGCCGAGTCTCGCGTCCGCGCTTCTGCAGGGGAAGCGGTGGGATATGGTGTTCAACATTGCGGAAGGTCTGCACGGGTTCGCCCGCGAGAGCCAGGTTCCCGCGTTGCTGGACTATTACAACATTCCCTGTGTGTTTTCAGACGCCATGACGCTGGGCGTGTGCCTGCACAAGGGTATTACCAAGCATGTGGTGCGCGACAAGGGGGTTCCCACTGCGGACTTTGCCGTTGTGGAAGACGCGGAAGGTGCCTACGCGGTGAACCTGCCGTATCCCCTGTTCGTGAAGCCCGTGGCGGAAGGAACAGGCATCGGCGTGGGCGCTGCATCCAAGGTGCGCACCCGCGAAGAGCTGGTGGCTGCCTGCGAGCATGTGCTTGCACGGTATAACCAGCCTGCGCTGGTAGAGACCTTTCTCTCCGGCCGCGAACTGACCGTGGGTATTGTCGGCACCGGCCGTAATGCCCGCGCGCTTGGCGCGCTTGAAGTGGTGTTTGCCTCTTCGGCGGAATCCGATGCCTACGGCTATGTGAACAAGGCGGAATACCTTGATCGCATGCAGTATCATCTGGCTGAAGACGAAGTGGGGCGCTATGCCGCGCAGGTTGCGCTGGATGCATGGCGTGCGCTGGGCTGCCGCGACGGTGGCCGCGTGGACGTGCGGCTGGATGCCGACGGCGTGCCGAATTTCATCGAGGTAAACCCCCTTGCGGGGCTGCACCCTGTAAACTCCGACCTGCCTATCCTTTGCTACAAGATGGGCATGACCTATCGGCAGCTTATCGGTGACATCATGGAATCAGCGCTGGAACGCACCGGTCTTGGCTCCATGCCTGTCTCCCCCGTCCATCAGGCCGGTGAATCCGCTGCGGAGGCGGTGCGCTAGCCATGCGCGCCGCAGTCATACACAATGCTTTGAATGGAACACGACCCGATCAGGAAGACACGCTTGTGCAGGCCCGCGCCGTGCACGAAGCGCTTGTCTCGCTCGGCATCGGGTCGTCCATTCTGAGCATGTCGCTTGATCTGGAAGCCGCCCGCACAGAGCTGGCGGCCCTTTCCCCCGACATCATATTCAATCTTGTGGAAGAGCTGGCGGACGATATCCGCCTTGCGCCGCTCGCGCCGTCTCTTTTTGCGCACATGCGTCTGCCCTTTACCGGATCGGATGCACAGGCGCTCACTCTTTCCGGCGACAAGGTGCTGTGCAAGCGCATCCTTGATGCGGCCGGTATTCCTTCGCCCGCGTGGGTATTGCCGGATGGCACCTGCGGCGGAATGGGGGCCGGCGGGAAGGCTGGCGGTCATGGCTTTGTGACGGGGCGCTATCTGTGCAAATCGGTACATGAGCACGCCTCGCTGGGGCTTGATGAAGATTGCCTTGTGGATGCAACCACCGTGAAGGATGTGACAGACCGCCTTGCCGCCTGCATCGCACGGCACGGAGGACACTGGTTTGCGGAACGCTATGTGGACGGGCGTGAGTTCAACATTGCCATTATCGCTGGCGTGAATGGTGACGAACCGCAGGTGCTGCCTTTTGCGGAAATAGAGTTTCGCGATTTCGGCGCAGACAGGCCGAAGATAGTGGGCTATGCCGCCAAATGGGATGAAGACTGCTTCGAATACGTGAATACCGTGCGGCGGTTTGCTTTTCCCGAATCGGATGCGCCTTTGCTCGCCATGCTTGCATCCGCCACCAAAGCCTGCTGGCACGCTTTCGGGTTGGCCGGATACGCGCGTATAGACTATCGTGTGGACGGAGACGGTTCCGCAGAGCATCCTTTCGTGGCATATGTGATTGATGTGAATTCCAACCCGTGCATTGCGCCGGATGCAGGTCTTGCTGCTGCCGCCCACAGGGCAGGGCTGGACTATGCCGCGCTTATCAAACGAGTTGTTGATGCGGGACTGAACCAGACTACCGCACAGAATATTGTATACGCAGCAGGAAAATGACATGTCGGCAGAATCGTCCGTATTGCATATAGAAGCGGTAACGTACCGGGAAACGGTCAGGGAATCCGATGCCGCTGATGTGCGGCACATTGTCCATGCCACAGGCTTTTTCACACCCGATGAGGAAGATGTGGCAGAAGAGCTGGTGCTGGAACGTCTCGCGCAGGGTGAAGACAGCGGGTACTACTTTGTCTTTGCGGAACAGGATGGTACCGTGCTTGGCTACACCTGCTACGGCCCGACTCCCGCAACCGAAGGCACCTATGATCTCTACTGGATAGCCGTGGCCCCTGCCTGTCACCATATGGGCCTTGGCAAACGCCTGCTGGCCGTCACCGTGGATAAGGTGCGGGCCATGGAAGGGAGACTGCTGTTTGCAGAAACTTCCGGTATGGAGAAGTATGTTTCCACGCGCAGATTTTATGAGCGTACCGGCTTTACGGCAGAGGCGGTGCTCAAGGATTTTTACCGCCCGGGTGATGACAAGGTCATCTACCGGCTGGAAGTGTAGGCAACGGCGGGGGATTGGTAGTGGCTTGTGTTCGCCGGAGTCGCAGGCAGGACAGGTAGTCCGTAAGGCCGGATGCGGCACAATGCCATCCTTTACGGCCCGCCACCTGCCGGTAATGTTTTTACCCAGGTATGAAGGAAACGGCCATGTTCCGCATTCGTCCCATATACGACACGCGCCTTCCCATAGATGTTCAGGCTGTCGAAAAAGCGCAGGAGATTCTGCGTGAACGTTTCCCGCTGCTGGACGAGGAAGATGTGCAGCAGCTCCCGGAGCAGCTCGCCAATCCTTTTCTCAAGCAGTACCGCTCCATCCTGTTTGTGGCGGAGGACGGCCGCGCCAATGTGCGCGGGTTTGCCTTGCTCTGCCATTTCACTGACCTGCATTTCTGCTATCTGGATTTTATTTCCGTCAGTCTGAAGCACGGTGGCGGGGGAATCGGTTCCGTGCTGTACGAGCGCATCCGTGAGGAAGCCCGCGCACTGGGAGATTCCGCCCTGTTCTTCGAGTGTCTGCCCGATGATCCGGCCCTGTGTCGTGACACTGCGGCGCTGAAGGACAACATCGCCCGCCTGCGGTTCTATGAACGGTACGGCGCGCGGCCCGTTATTGGCTCAGCCTACGAGACGCCGCTGACAGAGGGCGGCGATTGTCCGCCGTATCTGGTGGCCGATCCGCTCGGCAAGCCGCTCAAGGTTTCCCGTTCGCAGGTTCGCAAGGTGGTGCGCGCCATCCTTACCCGCAAATACAAGGGAACCTGTTCACCCGAGTATACGGAAATGGTGGTGAATTCGTTCAACGATCCGTTCGTGCGTCTGCGTGAGCCGCGCTATACTGCCGGGGAGGATGTGCCCCCGGTGCCTCCTTCCAGGGTGAGTGGCGATATGCGCATTGCCCTGGTGGTGAATGACAAGCACGACATCCATCATGTGCGCGAGCGCGGATACGTGGAATCGCCGGTGCGTATAGACAGCATCCGCAAGGCTCTGGAGAAGACCGGTCTTTTCGAGGAAATGTCAGTGCGTCATTACCCCGAAACCCATATCACCGCTGTGCACGACAAGGACTACGTTTCCTACCTCAAGACGGTGTGTGCCAAGCTGCCGGCAAACAAGTCGCTCTATCCCTATGTGTTTCCCATCCGCAATGCGTCGCGGCCGCCGCGAGAGCTGCCCGTGCGGGCAGGGTACTATTGTATAGATACCTTCACGCCGCTCAATGCCAATGCGTATAACGCGGCAAAGCGGGCGGTTGATTGCGGGCTTACCGCGGCGGAATCGCTGCTGTCTGGCAGGCGCATGGCCTATGCGCTGGTCCGGCCCCCCGGTCACCATGCGGAGAGCAGGGCATTCGGCGGGTTCTGCTATTTCAACACGTCGGCAGTGGCGGCGCACAGGCTTGCATCACTGGGCAGAGTGGCCGTGCTGGATATCGACTACCACCACGGCAACGGCACGCAGAATATCTTTTACAAGCGCAACGATGTGCTGACGGTATCCATCCACGGGCATCCTCGGTTTGCCTATCCCTATTTCAGCGGGTTCTCGGAAGAGGTGGGCGAAGGAGAAGGGCTCGGCTTCAACCGCAATTTCCCGTTGCTGGAAAAGGTCGACGGGCACCAATATTCAAACGTGCTCGTGCGTGCTTTGCAGACCATCAGGGAGTTCAAGCCGACATTTCTGGTTGTCGGTCTGGGGCTGGACCCGGCCAAGGGGGACCCTACAGGCACGTGGAGCCTTGCGGCAAAGGATTTTGCCCACAATGGCAGGCTTATTGGCAGGCTTGGTCTGCACACCCTTGTGGTGCAGGAAGGCGGCTACCGCATCCGCTCACTCGGGGTGAATGCGCGTAACTTCTTTGTGGGATTGTTTGAAGGAATGTCAGAGGGAGTACGCCGGTAACAAAGAGCGCGCAGCCTTAAGGGCTATCTGTGCGCAGGCAGTACAGATGTCTTTGAGGTGTTGGTGAATCGTTTTGCAGGCGGGTGTTCCATGAGGAATGCCCGCCTTTTCTTTTTGATATGGAACGTGATCTGACTGCTGATGGGAGAAGGGGGGGCAGGTCTGGAAGACTGATTATGTAAGGCAGGGCGGCCCGCGGTGACTGGCAGATCTGGCAGATTGGGCAGATCTGGCAGATTGGGCAGAACTGGCAGATTGGGCAGAACTGGCAGCAGGAACGTCAGCTGGACTGTCGAACATAATCATCAGCAGGGCAGGCTGGCAAAAAGAGTCTGGCAGACGAGTCCGGCAGAAGATTATGGCAGAACAGTTCGGCAGGCTAATCGGCTTTGTTGAATCCTTCAGGATCAGGGCCGCTATCAGTGCTGCCGTTGCTGCCGGAACCGATGATATCCCGCACCGCCTGCAGCGTCTGCCCACGGTCCTGAGCCAGTCGCTGCCATTTCTTCTTTTCCTTTTTCAGCGCCTCGATGGTGTGCAGCATGTCGCGGATGGTGTGGGCCGGATACCCGTATGCGGCGAACTGCCCCTTGCGGAGTTCTTCATCGTTGAGCTGGCGGATGGCATTGAGTTGGCTTGCGTTCAGGATCATGGCGGTCGGGTAATCTATGGTTATGGGTTGTGAGTCACAGCGGATGATTCAGGAGTTGGCATCCTAAAAAAAGTCGGTGGAAAAAGATAGGAGAAAGAGGAAGAAGCCATACTGCAAAGCAGTTATGCTGTGTTGCCGTATGGTTTATGCGGATGACGGTCAGAAGATAAGGTAGGGCATTCGTGGATGCCGCACAGCAGACAGAGTAGCTTGGAGTGCCCTTGCTATGAATGCGAGGAAGGGGAGGTGGCTTGTAAGAGGAGGGGG
Encoded proteins:
- a CDS encoding sigma-54-dependent transcriptional regulator, with amino-acid sequence MQHILVATDDQAATKAIVRSFSSQAETSVVRHPDDLKPALAKRPYDVIFADMAWIDRSPERSFDTIRTALRSLWAMAPNLEIIVLTAQENIREAVKSVRAGADNYLTYPVTAEEASYVLESLRESRMMQTELEYLRSAEHSSALIPLQQVKSPVMQAVFDKVRRVAQANTTVLLTGETGTGKGVLAKLIHAQSNRASGPFMGVHCGAIPETLVESELFGHEKGAFTGASKRKPGRFEVAAKGTIFLDEIGTISQPTQVRLLQVLQDKVFQRVGGVVDIPMEARIVAASNVDLEELVRKGEFRADLLFRLNVFPIRVPSLRDRREDIPLLAEMFLQRLRQQYMKKIEGLHPDVLDAFQSYPWPGNIRELENLMERAYILETSHMLSPDNFPPDLFVGGAPLANVSLDLSLPLSEVRNQAKEHAQRRYIEELIAECRGKVNLTAERAGITTRQLRKLLCRYGIDKSRYKPVKNGIKSADI
- a CDS encoding KamA family radical SAM protein yields the protein MSSNIAEIEQSPMEPPSLLGVQNHSVYSDISFPVGMRFAVEKELPPAFAISERSDAFRRRFYPEVNLKTWCDWHWQYANRITSLEQLGTMLSLSPDELDAGTGLAALPFAVTPYYAAQFDPANPADPLRRTMVPTTAEWDLNPGESADPLGEDGHSPVPGLVHRYPDRVLFLATDACSAYCRYCTRSRRVGKPGSTSTVRKRWPAAIEYIENHPEVRDVLISGGDPLTMSDAALDHLLSRLRRIPHIEIIRIGSKAPIVMPQRITPSLLRVLRRYHPLLMSIHCTHPGELTPEATEALGRLADAGIPLGSQTVLLKGINDDVPTMTKLMQGLLKTRVRPYYLYHCDPVQGSAHFRTHIFKGVDIVRGMRGHTTGYAIPTYVVDAPGGGGKIPLMPDYVQGYDGEDLVLRNYEGNLYRSYDPAAPAAHECGDCGKGCSGCNGGSSC
- a CDS encoding D-alanine--D-alanine ligase family protein → MLVGLTYDLKADYLAMGFSEEEAAEFDSPATIEAIEEALQSHGFLTERVGALPSLASALLQGKRWDMVFNIAEGLHGFARESQVPALLDYYNIPCVFSDAMTLGVCLHKGITKHVVRDKGVPTADFAVVEDAEGAYAVNLPYPLFVKPVAEGTGIGVGAASKVRTREELVAACEHVLARYNQPALVETFLSGRELTVGIVGTGRNARALGALEVVFASSAESDAYGYVNKAEYLDRMQYHLAEDEVGRYAAQVALDAWRALGCRDGGRVDVRLDADGVPNFIEVNPLAGLHPVNSDLPILCYKMGMTYRQLIGDIMESALERTGLGSMPVSPVHQAGESAAEAVR
- a CDS encoding D-alanine--D-alanine ligase, whose protein sequence is MRAAVIHNALNGTRPDQEDTLVQARAVHEALVSLGIGSSILSMSLDLEAARTELAALSPDIIFNLVEELADDIRLAPLAPSLFAHMRLPFTGSDAQALTLSGDKVLCKRILDAAGIPSPAWVLPDGTCGGMGAGGKAGGHGFVTGRYLCKSVHEHASLGLDEDCLVDATTVKDVTDRLAACIARHGGHWFAERYVDGREFNIAIIAGVNGDEPQVLPFAEIEFRDFGADRPKIVGYAAKWDEDCFEYVNTVRRFAFPESDAPLLAMLASATKACWHAFGLAGYARIDYRVDGDGSAEHPFVAYVIDVNSNPCIAPDAGLAAAAHRAGLDYAALIKRVVDAGLNQTTAQNIVYAAGK
- a CDS encoding GNAT family N-acetyltransferase is translated as MSAESSVLHIEAVTYRETVRESDAADVRHIVHATGFFTPDEEDVAEELVLERLAQGEDSGYYFVFAEQDGTVLGYTCYGPTPATEGTYDLYWIAVAPACHHMGLGKRLLAVTVDKVRAMEGRLLFAETSGMEKYVSTRRFYERTGFTAEAVLKDFYRPGDDKVIYRLEV
- a CDS encoding histone deacetylase family protein; this translates as MFRIRPIYDTRLPIDVQAVEKAQEILRERFPLLDEEDVQQLPEQLANPFLKQYRSILFVAEDGRANVRGFALLCHFTDLHFCYLDFISVSLKHGGGGIGSVLYERIREEARALGDSALFFECLPDDPALCRDTAALKDNIARLRFYERYGARPVIGSAYETPLTEGGDCPPYLVADPLGKPLKVSRSQVRKVVRAILTRKYKGTCSPEYTEMVVNSFNDPFVRLREPRYTAGEDVPPVPPSRVSGDMRIALVVNDKHDIHHVRERGYVESPVRIDSIRKALEKTGLFEEMSVRHYPETHITAVHDKDYVSYLKTVCAKLPANKSLYPYVFPIRNASRPPRELPVRAGYYCIDTFTPLNANAYNAAKRAVDCGLTAAESLLSGRRMAYALVRPPGHHAESRAFGGFCYFNTSAVAAHRLASLGRVAVLDIDYHHGNGTQNIFYKRNDVLTVSIHGHPRFAYPYFSGFSEEVGEGEGLGFNRNFPLLEKVDGHQYSNVLVRALQTIREFKPTFLVVGLGLDPAKGDPTGTWSLAAKDFAHNGRLIGRLGLHTLVVQEGGYRIRSLGVNARNFFVGLFEGMSEGVRR